The following coding sequences lie in one Arachis ipaensis cultivar K30076 chromosome B05, Araip1.1, whole genome shotgun sequence genomic window:
- the LOC107643174 gene encoding uncharacterized protein LOC107643174 isoform X1, whose protein sequence is MENSGSGAIDCGVGSIVWVRRRNGSWWPGQILGPHELSGSHLTSPRSGTPVKLLGREDASVDWYNLEKSKRVKPFRCGEFDGCIERAESSQGMPLKKREKYARREDAILHALELERQMLKKQEKLGAGQMGVGCRAKRSRCVYLPPQSSDSMDYKETHVEMSSSQFGKEYPYRSSFAEEGESAFVDDVQSDSSETDSANSGSDSSETEADKDEEMTISETGQDAEEEESTSSEDLDELAISADMPLLYPREPSTRNEAVSKWQLKGKRNSRSFVKRSVGAPDGKGVRYGADVEQGSHIGHKRLGPNSHYYKNGLSDVFDDTEQTFGFEDEFSLTPRAASKGQTKVRHGVDWDVWGWEDQPATRGYWDYKGFAPGYGDRYHYDGRMRPFLVDVDLKVQASYRKEPVPIVSLMSKLDGRAIIGHPIQIETLKDGSSDMLFPAFDDFNNDGIGIEGSSVLPPAWRTARRTANFRVPRPHLSSSNGAEAASDFSLDQERFEYRRLNAGSSSYKGSFSISRKSGRNSPGPSIDKKSMKKGSKKVSLSSSQKTRTLSSLSSEHNHHSKKPLIDSSFYQTNRLIKPEVSGLTTVACIPVKLVFSRLLEKINRPPLKAASNAALLNSDVERNS, encoded by the exons ATGGAGAACTCGGGTTCAGGTGCAATCGATTGTGGCGTTGGATCGATTGTATGGGTCCGAAGAAGAAACGGGTCGTGGTGGCCGGGTCAAATACTCGGTCCTCATGAACTTTCGGGTTCTCATCTTACTTCTCCCCGATCAGGAACTCCCGTTAAGCTTCTTGGCAGGGAAGATGCCAGCGT AGATTGGTACAATCTGGAGAAATCCAAACGTGTGAAGCCATTTCGATGTGGTGAGTTCGATGGATGTATTGAAAGGGCAGAGTCTTCCCAGGGTATGCCCTTAAAGAAAAGGGAAAAGTATGCGCGCCGAGAAGATGCCATTCTTCATGCTCTTGAACTTGAGAGGCAAATGCTGAAGAAGCAAGAGAAATTAG GAGCTGGGCAAATGGGTGTAGGTTGCCGAGCAAAGAGAAGCAGATGTGTGTATTTACCACCTCAGTCTAGTGATTCTATGGATTATAAAGAGACTCATGTTGAGATGTCATCTTCTCAATTTGGGAAGGAGTATCCTTATCGTAGTTCTTTTGCTGAGGAGGGTGAATCTGCCTTTGTAGATGATGTTCAATCTGATTCTTCTGAAACTGATTCAGCTAATTCTGGTTCAGATTCCTCGGAAACAGAAGCAGACAAGGATGAAGAGATGACCATTTCAG AAACGGGtcaagatgctgaagaggaagaaagCACTAGTAGTGAGGATCTTGATGAATTGGCAATATCTGCTGACATGCCTCTCCTGTATCCTCGTGAACCTTCAACACGTAATGAAGCTGTATCCAAATGGCAATTAAAAGGAAAGAGGAACAGTCGTAGTTTTGTGAAGAGGTCTGTTGGTGCTCCTGATGGAAAAGGAGTTCGGTATGGAGCAGATGTTGAGCAAGGAAGTCATATAGGCCATAAGAGATTAGGTCCTAATTCACATTACTACAAAAATGGTCTAAGTGATGTCTTTGATGACACCGAACAAACGTTTGGATTCGAAGATGAATTCTCTCTAACTCCTAGAGCAGCATCAAAGGGTCAAACCAAAGTTCGTCATGGTGTTGATTGGGATGTCTGGGGTTGGGAAGATCAGCCTGCTACGAGAGGATATTGGGATTATAAAGGGTTTGCTCCAGGATATGGTGATCGCTATCATTATGATGGGAGGATGAGACCATTTCTGGTAGATGTAGACCTGAAGGTTCAAGCTAGCTATCGCAAAGAGCCTGTTCCCATTGTTTCTCTCATGAGTAAGTTAGATGGTAGGGCAATAATCGGACATCCGATCCAAATTGAAACCCTGAAGGATGGTTCATCAGATATGCTATTTCCTGCATTTGATGATTTCAATAATGATGGAATTGGTATTGAGGGAAGTAGTGTGCTTCCACCAGCTTGGAGGACTGCAAGGAGAACAGCGAATTTTCGTGTTCCTCGTCCACATTTATCATCATCGAATGGTGCTGAAGCTGCTTCAGATTTTTCCTTAGATCAAGAAAGATTTGAATATAGAAGATTAAATGCTGGAAGTTCCAGCTACAAGGGAAGCTTTTCCATTTCCAGGAAGAGTGGCCGTAACAGTCCCGGGCCTTCAATTGACAAGAAGTCAATGAAAAAGGGGTCAAAGAAAGTGAGCTTATCGTCTAGCCAGAAAACTAGAACTCTGTCCTCATTGTCTAGTGAACATAATCATCATAGTAAAAAACCTTTAATTGATAGCAGTTTTTATCAAACAAATAGGTTGATTAAACCAGAGGTCTCTGGGCTCACTACTGTAGCTTGCATACCAGTTAAATTGGTATTTAGTAGATTACTTGAGAAGATTAATAGGCCTCCTTTAAAAGCAGCTAGTAATGCGGCTTTGTTGAATAGTGATGTGGAGAGAAATTCATAG
- the LOC107643175 gene encoding 2-(3-amino-3-carboxypropyl)histidine synthase subunit 1, which yields MEVEQAKPKPTPKRFVKNQIPDSILNDAALNAAISILPHNYNFEVHKCVWRVLSTGAKRVALQFPEGLLMYSLPLSDIFTTFAAVDRCYVLGDVTYGACCVDDFSAAALSADLLIHYGHSCLVPIDSTTIPCLYVFVDIKIDVSHLVDTVKLNLESRAQNLVLAGTIQFASAIRAAKPELEKSGFRVLVPQSKPLSAGEVLGCTAPKVSLMNAFSENPENSVLVFVADGRFHLEAIMIANPGIKAFRYDPYIGKLFLEEYDHVGMKESRKGAILRAREEARNWGVVLGTLGRQGNPKILERLEKNMKEKGFLYTVFLMSEISPARIALFEDSVDAWIQIACPRLSIDWGDAFGKPVLNPFEAEIALGVIPCWWEKKKNVLVSKVQEGCEDGGVSCQKSGDSSCECSCGEDENGNGKSDFGGEYPMDYYSQDGGEWNSSYVKKSSRPVRRISVSSIATSAISQ from the coding sequence ATGGAGGTGGAGCAAGCTAAGCCAAAGCCAACGCCGAAGCGGTTTGTGAAGAACCAAATCCCCGATTCCATCCTCAACGACGCCGCCCTCAACGCCGCCATCTCCATTCTCCCTCACAACTACAACTTCGAGGTCCACAAATGCGTTTGGCGCGTTCTTTCCACCGGCGCCAAGCGCGTTGCCCTTCAGTTCCCCGAGGGCCTCCTCATGTACTCCCTCCCTCTCTCCGACATCTTCACTACCTTCGCCGCCGTCGACCGCTGCTACGTCCTCGGTGACGTCACCTACGGCGCTTGTTGTGTCGACGACTTCTCCGCCGCTGCGCTCTCCGCCGACCTCCTCATCCACTACGGTCACAGCTGCCTTGTCCCCATCGATTCCACCACCATCCCCTGTCTCTACGTCTTCGTCGACATCAAAATCGACGTTTCCCATTTGGTTGATACCGTTAAATTGAACCTCGAATCTCGCGCCCAGAACCTCGTATTAGCTGGTACTATTCAGTTCGCATCTGCAATTAGGGCTGCGAAGCCGGAATTGGAGAaatcagggtttagggttttggtacCGCAGTCCAAGCCTCTTTCGGCCGGTGAGGTTCTTGGCTGCACTGCTCCCAAGGTTTCATTAATGAATGCGTTTAGTGAGAATCCTGAGAACAGCGTTTTGGTGTTTGTAGCTGATGGAAGGTTTCATCTTGAGGCGATCATGATAGCTAATCCTGGGATTAAGGCTTTTAGGTATGATCCTTACATTGGGAAGTTGTTTCTGGAAGAGTATGATCACGTGGGAATGAAGGAATCTAGGAAAGGTGCGATTTTGAGAGCGAGGGAGGAAGCTCGGAATTGGGGTGTTGTTTTGGGGACTCTGGGTAGGCAAGGGAACCCTAAGATTCTGGAGAGATTGGAGAAGAATATGAAAGAAAAAGGGTTCCTCTACACTGTTTTCTTGATGTCTGAGATTAGCCCTGCAAGGATTGCATTGTTTGAGGACTCCGTGGATGCTTGGATTCAGATTGCTTGTCCTCGGTTATCAATTGATTGGGGTGATGCTTTTGGGAAACCAGTGCTCAACCCCTTCGAGGCAGAGATCGCGTTGGGAGTGATACCTTGCTGgtgggagaagaagaaaaatgtgtTGGTGTCAAAGGTGCAGGAAGGTTGTGAAGATGGTGGTGTAAGTTGCCAGAAGAGTGGTGATTCTTCCTGTGAGTGTAGCTGTGGAGAAGATGAAAATGGAAATGGAAAGAGCGATTTTGGTGGTGAATATCCAATGGACTATTATTCTCAAGATGGTGGGGAGTGGAATTCCTCTTATGTGAAGAAGTCCTCTCGTCCTGTAAGGAGAATTTCTGTATCTTCGATTGCTACTAGTGCCATTTCTCAGTAG
- the LOC107640285 gene encoding protein MAIN-LIKE 1-like: protein MGDDPERLYRLDGVAHIAGVINNEVAGLYHLARLNDRWFRLDEPLISAFVERWRPEMHTFHMPFGECTITLQDVAYQLGLPVDGRYVSGCLTDFQIYIQGDRPAWVWFQELLGVLPSANQIQKFAVNCTWFQETFGECSAGADEEIVRCFARAYIMMLLGIQLFADKSSNRIHIRWLPYVARLEEMGGYSWGSAALAWLYRCMCRVANRHVVKLAGPLQLLQSWIFWRFPGFRPAGYDEFSWPLASRWSGHNPSGSKKGPRVQMWRLGIDMLQAKDFIWMPYSSPDVLQVVHLEVLEPRHTALWQCVTALIYFTVVEWHQIDRVLPQFGGV, encoded by the exons atgggggacgatccggaaaGGCTATATCGTTTGGATGGAGTTGCTCAcatagccggggtcatcaacaACGAG GtggccggattataccatcttgcgagactgaacgatagatggttccgaTTAGATGAGCCCCTTATCAGTGCCTTCGTCGAGCGGTGGCGTCCGGAGATGCACACATTCcacatgccgttcggagagtgcacgatcacacttcaAGACGTGGCCTACCAGTTGGGGTTGCCAGTGGATGGACGTTATGTCAGTGGTTGCCTGACAGATTTCCAGATATACATCCAGGGTGACCGTCCGGCTTGGgtgtggttccaggagttgcttggTGTGTTACCTTCTGCGAACCAAATTCAGAAGTTCGCAGTGAACTGCACCTGGTTCCAGGAGACTTTTGGAGAGTGCTCCGCGGGAGCCGATGAGGAGATAGTGAGATGCTTTGCTcgtgcctatatcatgatgttgttgggcatCCAGTTGTTTGCCGACAAGTCCAGCAATCgtattcacatcagatggctacCCTATGTGGctaggcttgaggagatgggtgGATACAGCTGGGGGTCGGCGGCACTAGCATGGTTGTAcaggtgcatgtgccgagtggccaACAGGCATGTGGTGAAGTTAGCAGGTCCATTACAGTTGCTTCAATCCTGGATCTTCTGGCGCTTTCCTGGATTTAGGCCTGCTGGTTATGACGAGTTCAGCTGGCCCTTGGCCTCGAG GTGGTCAGGTCACAATCCTTCCGGTAGCAAGAAGGGACCTCGAGTGCAGATGTGGAGGCTCGGGATAGACATGTTACAGGCCAAGGAT TTTATCTGGATGCCATATAGCTCGCCCGACGTCCTTCAGGTTGTGCATCTGGAGGTGTTGGAGCCTCGTCATACGGCCTTATGGCAGTGTGTGACGGCACTGATATATTTTACCGTCGTAGAGTGGCATCAGATTGACAGGGTGTTACCCCAGTTCGGCGGAGTATAG
- the LOC107643174 gene encoding uncharacterized protein LOC107643174 isoform X2 has product MPLKKREKYARREDAILHALELERQMLKKQEKLGAGQMGVGCRAKRSRCVYLPPQSSDSMDYKETHVEMSSSQFGKEYPYRSSFAEEGESAFVDDVQSDSSETDSANSGSDSSETEADKDEEMTISETGQDAEEEESTSSEDLDELAISADMPLLYPREPSTRNEAVSKWQLKGKRNSRSFVKRSVGAPDGKGVRYGADVEQGSHIGHKRLGPNSHYYKNGLSDVFDDTEQTFGFEDEFSLTPRAASKGQTKVRHGVDWDVWGWEDQPATRGYWDYKGFAPGYGDRYHYDGRMRPFLVDVDLKVQASYRKEPVPIVSLMSKLDGRAIIGHPIQIETLKDGSSDMLFPAFDDFNNDGIGIEGSSVLPPAWRTARRTANFRVPRPHLSSSNGAEAASDFSLDQERFEYRRLNAGSSSYKGSFSISRKSGRNSPGPSIDKKSMKKGSKKVSLSSSQKTRTLSSLSSEHNHHSKKPLIDSSFYQTNRLIKPEVSGLTTVACIPVKLVFSRLLEKINRPPLKAASNAALLNSDVERNS; this is encoded by the exons ATGCCCTTAAAGAAAAGGGAAAAGTATGCGCGCCGAGAAGATGCCATTCTTCATGCTCTTGAACTTGAGAGGCAAATGCTGAAGAAGCAAGAGAAATTAG GAGCTGGGCAAATGGGTGTAGGTTGCCGAGCAAAGAGAAGCAGATGTGTGTATTTACCACCTCAGTCTAGTGATTCTATGGATTATAAAGAGACTCATGTTGAGATGTCATCTTCTCAATTTGGGAAGGAGTATCCTTATCGTAGTTCTTTTGCTGAGGAGGGTGAATCTGCCTTTGTAGATGATGTTCAATCTGATTCTTCTGAAACTGATTCAGCTAATTCTGGTTCAGATTCCTCGGAAACAGAAGCAGACAAGGATGAAGAGATGACCATTTCAG AAACGGGtcaagatgctgaagaggaagaaagCACTAGTAGTGAGGATCTTGATGAATTGGCAATATCTGCTGACATGCCTCTCCTGTATCCTCGTGAACCTTCAACACGTAATGAAGCTGTATCCAAATGGCAATTAAAAGGAAAGAGGAACAGTCGTAGTTTTGTGAAGAGGTCTGTTGGTGCTCCTGATGGAAAAGGAGTTCGGTATGGAGCAGATGTTGAGCAAGGAAGTCATATAGGCCATAAGAGATTAGGTCCTAATTCACATTACTACAAAAATGGTCTAAGTGATGTCTTTGATGACACCGAACAAACGTTTGGATTCGAAGATGAATTCTCTCTAACTCCTAGAGCAGCATCAAAGGGTCAAACCAAAGTTCGTCATGGTGTTGATTGGGATGTCTGGGGTTGGGAAGATCAGCCTGCTACGAGAGGATATTGGGATTATAAAGGGTTTGCTCCAGGATATGGTGATCGCTATCATTATGATGGGAGGATGAGACCATTTCTGGTAGATGTAGACCTGAAGGTTCAAGCTAGCTATCGCAAAGAGCCTGTTCCCATTGTTTCTCTCATGAGTAAGTTAGATGGTAGGGCAATAATCGGACATCCGATCCAAATTGAAACCCTGAAGGATGGTTCATCAGATATGCTATTTCCTGCATTTGATGATTTCAATAATGATGGAATTGGTATTGAGGGAAGTAGTGTGCTTCCACCAGCTTGGAGGACTGCAAGGAGAACAGCGAATTTTCGTGTTCCTCGTCCACATTTATCATCATCGAATGGTGCTGAAGCTGCTTCAGATTTTTCCTTAGATCAAGAAAGATTTGAATATAGAAGATTAAATGCTGGAAGTTCCAGCTACAAGGGAAGCTTTTCCATTTCCAGGAAGAGTGGCCGTAACAGTCCCGGGCCTTCAATTGACAAGAAGTCAATGAAAAAGGGGTCAAAGAAAGTGAGCTTATCGTCTAGCCAGAAAACTAGAACTCTGTCCTCATTGTCTAGTGAACATAATCATCATAGTAAAAAACCTTTAATTGATAGCAGTTTTTATCAAACAAATAGGTTGATTAAACCAGAGGTCTCTGGGCTCACTACTGTAGCTTGCATACCAGTTAAATTGGTATTTAGTAGATTACTTGAGAAGATTAATAGGCCTCCTTTAAAAGCAGCTAGTAATGCGGCTTTGTTGAATAGTGATGTGGAGAGAAATTCATAG
- the LOC107640284 gene encoding uncharacterized protein LOC107640284, which produces MPQGASSYMPVIAPETVLVAFSSFVTDLNHNRDGEIGDTLAFGELANVMASTPVMVPIFGEGGASWFTGSTYGIYGQRYTRYRALAKFQVGQQFHDKEEVVLSLKTYSIRCGIEYKVLESDHRKNYGKCKEFGNECTWLIRISLHQRRGIWEVKRYNRPHICLTTSISSDHRMLDYHVISAFILPMIRADVAVSIKITMPGSVAVLRTSLVRVGGKLNESSTYFHRLFWIFSPCIEAFQQCKSLVSVNGTHLYGKYGGVLLVAIAQAGNSNIILVAFALVEGENAESWSFFLTYLWQLVMSQLGILVISDRHNGIKATLEDLDGGWLPLMHTGHFVSDTWR; this is translated from the exons ATGCCTCAAGGTGCCTCATCATATATGCCCGTGATTGCACCTGAGACAGTTTTGGTTGCATTTTCGTCCTTCGTAACCGATCTAAACCACAACCGTGACGGAGAAATAGGTGACACTCTAGCCTTCGGTGAGCTTGCTAATGTGATGGCCAGTACTCCTGTTATGGTCCCAATTTTCGGAGAGGGTGGAGCAT CATGGTTTACCGGGAGTACCTATGGGATTTATGGCCAAAGATACACAAGATACAGAGCTCTAGCTAAGTTCCAAGTTGGTCAGCAGTTTCATGATAAAGAGGAGGTCGTCTTAAGCTTGAAGACTTATAGCATCCGCTGTGGGATTGAATACAAAGTGTTGGAATCTGACCATCGCAAGAACTATGGAAAGTGTAAGGAGTTTGGCAACgagtgcacatggttgattcggatAAGTCTTCATCAGCGCAGAGGTATTTGGGAGGTAAAACGGTACAACAGACCTCATATTTGTCTGACCACTTCGATATCTAGTGATCACAGGATGCTTGATTATCATGTGATATCGGCTTTCATCCTGCCTATGATTAGAGCTGATGTTGCTGTGTCAATCAAG ATCACGATGCCAGGTAGTGTTGCAGTGTTGAGAACGAGTCTTGTGCGAGTTGGTGGGAAACTCAATGAGTCATCAACTTATTTCCATCGGCTTTTCTGGATATTCTCACCGTGTATCGAGGCCTTCCAACAGTGTAAGTCGTTGGTTAGTGTCAACGGGACCCACTTGTATGGCAAATACGGGGGAGTACTGCTCGTTGCAATTGCTCAGGCCGGCAATTCTAATATCATTCTTGTTGCATTTGCACTTGTGGAGGGTGAGAATGCAGAATCGTGGTCATTCTTTCTAACCTACCTTTGGCAACTCGTAATGTCTCAGCTGGGTATTCTAGTCATATCAGATAGGCACAACGGGATCAAGGCTACATTGGAGGATCTTGATGGCGGTTGGCTTCCACTAATGCATACGGGGCATTTTGTATCTGACACGTGGCGATGa